The DNA window CGGGCCCTTAGAACAATGCGCCAATGCGTGTCAGCGCCGGCGAGGCCGCCATGTCGTTGGGATTGGTGCCGGGCTGGTCCTGCGGCAAGGCCATGCCGCGGGTCTTGTAGAAGTCGATCCAGTACTGCGAGATCTCGCCGGTCTGCGGGTTCTTGAAGTTCATCGGCTGCAGCGCGAAGACATGATGTGCGCGGAAGGCGCGCTCGATGAAGTCCGAGCAGTAGTAGCTGTCCTCGGACTGGACGTAGGTGACGTTGTACGGCTTGCCCAGCATCGTGCGCGCGGTGGCAATGGCGTCGGGGATCGTGTCGCGCTGGGCCTGCTTGAGGCGGTAGAGCACCACATGGCGATGCTTGGCGCGGGCCTCGTCCAGGAACGCGGACAGCGGCTGCTGGCGCGAGCCCTGCTCGTCGGCATGCAGCACGATGCGTTCGGATCCGTCATGCGCCACCAGCGCAACGTGGTCGTAGCTGAGCTGGCCCTGCTTGCCGGTGGCATCGTCGATCGCACCACTCAATCCTGTGCTGCCGGCGCTGACGAACAGCAGGTCGCCGTCGCGCACCTGCGGCGCCTTGGCCAGGGCCGGGACGATGGAGGAAAGCAGCAGCGAGAACAGCAGGACAAGCGCACGCATCGCAGGATGGCCTGGGCGGGAAGGAGCGCCATTATCACCGCGCAGGCAGCACGGCGGATTCAGCGCCGTGCCACCCAGCGCCGCAGCTTGGAAGCCGATCCGGGTGGCAGAGCGGTGGCGGCTTGGCCCGCCCAGGCCATGGGCGCGCGCCCGATGCGCGTGCTCAGGCCTGACGACCGATGCCATCCAGCTCGGCGAGGACGTCGCTGTCCAGGCTCAGTTCCGCAGCGGCCAGGTTCTGCTGCAGGTGCGCGACCGAGGAGGTGCCTGGGATCAGCAGCAGGTTGGGCGAGCGTGCCAGCAGCCAGGCCAGCGCCACCTGCATCGGCGTGGCGTCCAGGCGCCCGGCCACTTCGCGCAAGGTCTGCGACTGCAGCGGACTGAAGCCGCCCAGCGGAAAGAACGGCACGTAGGCGATGCCCTGGGCGGCCAGGGCGTCCACCAGCGCGTCATCGTCACGGTGGACCAGGTTGTACATGTTCTGCACGCAGACCACCGGCGCAATGCCCTGAGCCTGGGCCACCTGGGCGGCGGTGGCGTTGCTCAGACCCAGATGGCGGATCTTGCCCTGCTGCTGCAGTTCGGCCAGAACCTCGAACTGGGGGGCGACCGAGCCTTCGGACGGCTTTTCCACGTCGCCCATCAGACGCAGGTTGACCACCTCCAGCACGTCCAGGCCCAGGTTGCGCAGGTTGTCGTGCACCGCCTGCTGCAGCTGCTCCGGACGCTGCGCCGGAAGCCACGCGCCTTCCTCGTCGCGGGCGGCGCCGACCTTGGTCACGATCACCAGGTCCTCGGCATACGGATGCAAGGCCTGGCGGATGAGTTGGTTGGTGATGTGCGGGCCGTAGAAGTCGCTGGTGTCGATGTGGTTGACGCCAGCGGCGAGCGCCTGGCGCAGCACGGCCAGCGCCGCGTCGCGATCCTTGGGCGGCCCGAACACGCCCGGACCGGCCAACTGCATGGCGCCGTAACCCATGCGGCTGACCGGGCGGTCGCCCAGCAGGAAGGTGCCGGCGGAAGTTGAAGGATCCATAGCGTGCTCCAGCGATGTGAGGGATGAGCCGCCAAGATAGGCGCGCCAGAGCCGCTCGATAATCCGGCACAATCCGCACGGGCCGTACGGATCAGCGAACAATGACCGGTGACATGCAGGACCTGCACGCCTTCCTGGCCGTGGTCCAGGCCGGCGGCTTCCGCCAGGCCGCGCGCGCGGGCCAGGGCGCGGCGTCCAGACTCAGCGATGCGGTCAAGCGGCTGGAGACCCAGCTGGGCGTACGCTTGCTCCACCGCACCACCCGCAGCGTCTCGCCAACCGAGGCCGGTGCACGCCTGGCCGAACGGTTGGCGCCGGCCCTGGCCGAAGTGCGGGCCAGCCTGGATGTGGTCAATCTGTTCCGCGACCGCCCGGCCGGCACCCTGCGGCTCAATGTGCCGGCCAACGTGGCGCGGACCGTGCTGCCTGCCATCGTCACCCCCTTCCTCAAGCGCTACCCGGACATCCGCCTGGAAGTGATGGTCGAGGACAGCTTCGTCGACGTGTTGGCCGCCGGCTGCGATGCCGGCATCCGTTACGACGAACGCCTGGCCCAGGACATGATCGCCTTGCCGATCGGCCCAGCCACCCAGCGCATGGTCACCGCCGCCTCGCCCGCCTATCTGGCGGCGCACGGCCGGCCGCAGCATCCGAGCGACCTGCTGGGCCATGCCTGCCTGCGCGTGCAGTTCTCCGGCGGCACGGTGCCGGTGTGGGAGTTCGAACGCGATGGGGAGATCGTGCGGGTGGACCCGCAGGGGCCGCTGCAGGTGCGCCCCGGTGCCGCGCTCGACCTGGCCGTGCAGGCGGCAGTCGATGGCCTGGCCGTGATCCATCTGTTCGACGACTGGCTGCGCCCGCACCTGGACAGCGGCGCCCTGGAAGCCATCCTGGAGCCCTGGTCGGAGCGCTTCAGCGGCCCCTACCTCTATTACCCCGGCCGTCGGCATCTGCCATCGCCGTTGCGGGCCTTGATCGATTTCGTGCGCGCACCGGCACAGCAGGCGCGCCCGGTGGGCTGATGGCGGGCATGGTCTTGGCCGATGGCCATGCTTGGGCAACACTCGGGGGCACGACGGTGGGCCGGACTGCCATCGGAAGATCAATCGCCATGGGGAACCACATGCCCGCTATCCAGTTCGCCGGGGCGCACGCGCCGGTTCGCCGTTCGATCCGCCGCCTCGCCGTCTTCGCTGTCCTCGCCGCACTGCTGTGGTCCGCAGGCGTGCACGCCCAGCCCGCTCACGGGGAGCAGGCGCGCTGGCAGCGGCGGGCCCAGGCCGTCACCATCACCCGCGACGACTGGGGCATCGCCCACGTGCACGGCCGGACCGACGCCGATGCGGTGTTCGGCATGATCTACGCGCAGGCCGAAGACGACTTCAATCGGGTAGAACACAACTACCTGCTTTCGCTGGGACGCATGGCCGAGGCCGAGGGCGAGTCCGCCATCTGGCTGGACCTGCGGCAGAAGCTGTTCATCGACCCGGAGGTGCTCAAGCGCGATTACGCGGCCAGCCCGGGCTGGCTGAGGGCACTGATGGACGCCTGGGCCGATGGCCTCAATGCCTATCTGGCCGATCACCCGCAGGTGCATCCGCGCGTGATCACCCGTTTCGAGCCGTGGATGGCGTTGTCCTTCACCGAAGGCAGCATCGGCGGGGACATCGAGCGGGTGCAGCTGGACGGGCTGAAAGCGTTCTATGGCAAGGCCGGCGACGCGCCCCTGGCACAGGTGCAGATGCGCCCAAGCTGGATCGAGCCGACCGGCTCCAACGGCATTGCCATCGCGCCCAGCCGCACCATCGACGGGCATGCGCTGCTGCTGATCAATCCACATACCTCGTTCTTCTTTCGCTCCGAACTGCAGATGTCCAGCGACGCCGGGTTGGATGCCTACGGTGCGGTGACCTGGGGGCAGTTCTTCGTCTATCAGGGCTTCAACCGCCATGCCGGCTGGATGCACACCTCGACCGGCGCCGATGTGGTGGACGAGTTCGCCGAGACCATCGTGCGCCAGGACGGCAAGCTGTTCTATCGCTACGGCAAGGCGCTGCGGCCGGTGCGCACGCGTCAGATCACCGTGCCGTACAAGCGGGTTGATGGCACGCTGGAGCAGCGGACTTTCACCGCGTATTTCACCCACCACGGTCCGATCGTGCGCAGCCTGGGCGACAAGTGGATCGCCATGGCGCTGATGAACACGCCGGTGCCGGCGCTCCAGCAGAGCTGGCTGCGGACCAAGGCCGACGATTACGCCAGCTACATGCAAGTGGCCCGGTTCCAGGCCAACTCGTCCAACAACACGCTGTTCGCCGACGACAAGGGCGAGATCGCCTACCTGCATCCGCAGTTCGTCCCCAAGCGCGACGACCGCTTCGACTACACCAAGCCGGTCGACGGCGCGGACCCGGCCACCGACTGGCAGGGCCCGACCCCGCTGGAAGACCTGCCGCAGGTGGTGAACCCGCCCAACGGCTGGGCCTTCAACACCAACGATTGGCCGTACTCGGCCGCCGGGCCCTACAGCCCCAAACGCGCCGATTTTCCTCGCTACATGGACACCGTGGGCGAGAATCCGCGCGGCGTGAACGCCACGCGCCTGTTGACCGATATCTCCAACGTGACCCTGCCCTCGCTGATCACGGTGGCTTTCGACCCCTACCTGCCCGCATTCGCCCGGCAGGTCCCGGTACTGGTGGCCGACTACGACGCGCTGGCCGCGGACGATCCGCTGCGGGCAAAACTGGCCGGGCAGATCGAACTGCTGCGGCACTGGGACTATCGCTGGGGCGTGGCCTCGATGCCGACCTCGCTGGCGGTGTTCTGGGGCGACACGCTGTGGGACGAGGTGCGCAAGGACGATACCTTCGAAGGGATCTCCATCTACGACGCCATGGCCGACCAGGCCGGCCCACAGCGGCGCCTGGCCGCGCTGGTGGAGGCTTCGGACCGGCTGGAGCAGGACTTCGGCAGCTGGGGCGTGCCGTGGGGCGAGATCAACCGCTTCCAGCGCAACGATGGGGCCATCGTGCAGACCTTCGACGACGCCAAGCCGAGCATTCCGGTGCCGTTCGTGTCCTCGCGCTGGGGCTCGCTGGCGTCCTTCGGTGCGCATCGCTGGCCGGGCACCAAGCGTTACTACGGCACCAGCGGCAACAGTTTCGTGGCGGTGGTGGAGTTCGGGCCGAAGGTGCGCGCACGCGCGATCACCGCCGGTGGCGAGAGCGGGCATCCGGATTCGCCGCACTTCAACGACGAAGCCGAGCGCTACACCACCGGCAACCTGCGCACCGTGTATTTCTGGCCCGAGCAGCTCAAGGGCCACACCGAGCGGGTGTACCACCCCGGCGAGTAGGCGGGCGATTGAGTGGTGAATGAAAAGGGGCGGGCCATGTGGCCCACCCCTTTGCGCATGGCGCCGGCGAGGCGCCGCTCAGAAACGGACTTCGACGCCGAAGTCGACCAAGTCGGCACGATTGACCTGGACATCGTCGTTGCGGTCGTCGCTGTAATCGTTGGCGTAAACATAGGCGGTGTAAGCAAGCATCAGGCTGACATGGTGGCCAAGGTCCACGCCAAAGCCAAATCCGGCATAGCCGCCGTCGCCGCGTTCGGAGCCACCGCCCTTGGGCTCGGCATGCCAGTACCCGAGCCGTGCCATCGCGAACATGGGGCTGTCGCCGAAATTGAAACGTGCGGTAGCACCTGCCGAACCAAACTGCATCGCCGGCGCATAGTAGCCGTGGTAATCGCTGATGCGGTCCAGCTGTCCACCGGCGATTTCGAACCCGACCAGGGACGCGGCACCCGCACGCCACCGGTAGCCCGCGTTGAAGCCGTACATGGTCTGGTCCATGTCCTCATAGATCCAGCCCTTACCCGCCTGCACGCCTACGAACGCGCCGCTGTGGTTGCGCGGGGTCTCATGCCGGTGCGGTGGTGTGTATACCGGCGCCGGGGATGCAGGCAAGGGCGTCTGGCTCGTCGAAGGCGCGTCGGTATCCGACGCGGCTGCAGCGACAGATTGGGGCGCTTCGTTCGCCGAATCGTCTTTCGGCTGGACCGGCGCAACTTGCTGCTGGTGCTGCTCGCGTGCCTGCTTGCGGTACGCATCCCATGCGGGCGAGATGGATTGTGCGCTGGCCTGCGCGGCGAAGCCGAACGCCAGGCAGGCGATCAGTGTCGTGGTGGTGGTCTTCATGGTTCCCCTGTGTGGCGGTTCGATCATCCGGTGATTGTCCTGCTGTCCCTGCGCCGCACACAGAGGCGTCCCCGGCATCGCCGGATGCCGAGGCAGATGAAGAGAGCGGACGCGCGGCTTCTTGAAAAAGCTGCCACTCACGCCGCGCGACGCAGATGACGCCCTCGCCCTGCAATCCCCTGCAAAGCGGTTACACCCCCTAAACTGCGCGTGAACATAGGGGTGCTGCTGGCTGCCTGTCAAGCAGGGGCGTTGACGCCGAAACCGTGAACTCCATCAAGGGGTGGTACATGTGGATGCTGACAAGTGCGCCGGTTCGTCACGCCGGTGCTTTAAAGTCGGGAAAATTCACGACTTGAACATGACGACGGGGGGCGGAATTCCGAACCCTTTAGGTCGAGTTTAAGGCCGTGCAAAGCTCATTAATTCTTTCACTGTATTAAAATATTAAGCGTCGTGGCGAGACGACGAAAAAATTCAGGAATCTGCATGAAAAGGAATCAATGCAACCCGTTGGCTGTGGGGGTGAAAGTGCTTGGAATCGCGCTTTTCTTGCTGACATCAGCGTGCAGTCGCGCCGAGCCCGTTGCAGCAGATGCGGCTTCCACAGAAGCGCCGATCGCTGGTTCTGTTGCTGCCCCTCACTCTCCGCAAGCCGGTCCAGACGAGATTGATCACGCGGAACCCGAATCGGGCGCGTCGCCAGGCGAAGCACTGGATTCGTCTTTCACTGATTCGAACACGCGCCCGGAGTATCAGGCCTGTGTGGATGGGACCGGTGGAGAAACAGCTGCGCTGCAGGCTTGTGGTGACGAGGAGCTTGCGTGGCAGGATGCGCGATTGAATCGACTCTATAAGCTCGTCATTTCCAAGTTGCCAGACGCTGATCGCACGAAGCTCAGGTTGGCGCAGCGTGTCTGGTTGAAGCAGACGGATCAGAACTGCGCATGGGATGCCTCAACGCAGGGACAGGGTCAGATGCTCGATGCACAGTCATGTCGCTTGAATCGCACGACCAATCGTGCGGATGAACTTCAGAAGCTTGCAGGAAACTGATTTATTCCGGATCCAAAAAATCTGATTCGTTGACCATAAGGAAAGGTGGTAGCAATGGACGCATTGGAGCAGGCAAACGCGGCAGTCGCTTCTTGGAGTCTGGGCCAGACTTCAACACGTTATGAAACGGGCGGGCGCGGCGCAGGCACCGTCTCGTCAGGTGCTGGCGATCATGGCGGCGTGTCTTACGGGAGCTATCAATTTTCAACTAATACTGGGGGTGTGCAGGAGTACCTTGCGCAATCCAAGTACGGTGCGCAATTCTCTGGGTTGGATCCCGGAACCGCGAGTTTCAGCGCAAAGTGGAAGGAGGTTGCAGCGTCCGATCCCGGGTTTGCTTCGGACCAGCATGATTTCATCAAGAGTGCCTACTACGACGTTCAGCACGAGGCCTTGAAGGTTAAGGGCATCGACTTGAGTGATCGTGGGAAGGCGGTCCAGGACGCGCTGTGGAGCACTTCAGTCCAATATCGCGATCTGACGCCCGGAATTTTCGAGAAGGGGCTGCAAGCGAAGTTCGGCAAGGATTGCAAGCTGTCCGACATCACCGACGAGCAGATCGTGGGTGCCATACAGGATTACAAGGTCGATAACGTCAAGGCGCACTTCAAAAGCTCACCAAAGCTCTGGAATAGCCTTATCGAACGCGCCGAATCGGAGAAGGGAAGCCTGGTCACCCTTGCGCGATATGAAGACATCGCAATGCACCCTGATCAGAACCGGGGAAAGACTTACCGCGAAATCTATGGTGAGGAGCCTAGTCAAACCGGATCGCGTCGTCATAGCGATCCCATGGCCGACGGCATGCTCATCCAGGGTGAGCGCTGCGATGCCGTCGAGGCGATGCAGGAAAAGCTGGCGGGCCTGGGCGCCGTTGGCGTGGATGGAAGGCCGCTGGTGGCGGACAAAGACTTTGGCAGGAACACTTATTTTGCGGTCGAGGAGTTCCAGCGACAGCAGGGTCTTCATGTGGACGGCAAGGCAGGTCCGAGGACATTGGCCGCGTTGGATGCTGCGGTCAGAGCGAACTCCAGGGAGGAGGCAGTGTCCCCGCCTCTTGTGGAGCGGGTTACATCGACGCCCGTGGTTACGATGGCCGACGGCGGCCACCCGGAGCACGCGCGCTACGCGAATGTCGTGCAGAAGCTGGAAGGCCTGGAGGCGCAGCGTGCACAGGCGGGCTTGGCGCCGCTGTTCGATGATCGCAAGGCGCTGGAGAACGCGGCCGGTCAGGTGGCCTTCGAGAGCAAGGTCGCCGGCATGCGACAGGTCGATGCGGTGGTGGCGCGCCCCGATGGGGCCGGCGTCTTTGCGGTGCAGGGGGCGTTGGGCGATCCGGCCGCGCAGCGCGTGTATGTGGACCGTGCCCAAGCGGTTGGCCAGGACGTGGCGGCCAGCACGCAGCAACTGGAGGCGTTCAACCGCCAGTTCGCAATCGAGCAGGCGCAGCCCAACCAGGTCCAGGCACCGGCTCGCTGAGCGAACTGCGGATGCCTACATCGGGCGCCGGCAGGTCACTGCTGGCGTTCCTTTCTGGGCCTGCGGCACTTCTCCGATGCGCAGTGTGGGCGGGCGCGAGCAAGGTCGTTGGGCCGTCGCTAACGCATCAAGCGCACTTTCTGGCGCGTGCCTCGCCTGGCGTCCCATGCCTGCTTCGCCGGTTCACCGCAGCGAAGCAGACGTACCCCACGAAAAAGGCCGGTCCCGAGGGAGCCGGCCTTTTTCATGTCGCTGCAATTGGCTCAGTACCCGGCGGCAAGGCCCGCCGGGCGGCGGCGGTCGTTGGCGCCTTCCAGCAGGCCGGTCTTGGGATTGCGCAGGATGGCTTCGTCCGCGCCCCAGGACTGCACGTCGCGGAAGCTGTGGCCCATGCCCTCCAGTTGCTGCCTCACGTCGGGCGAAAGCAGGCCGGGCTCGACGGCGGTGACGTCGGGCAGCCACTGGTTGTGGAAACGCGGGGCATTGACCGACTGCTGCATGTTCATGCCGAAGTCGAACACGTTGACGATGCTCTCCATGGTGGTGGAGATGATCGTCGAGCCACCCGGGCTGCCGGTCACCATCGCCACCTGGCCGTCCTTGAGCAGGATGGTCGGGGTCATGGAACTCAAGGGGCGCTTGCCGGGCTCGATCTGGTTGGTCTTGCCCTGCACCAGGCCGAAGCTGTTGGGCACGCCGGGCTTGGAGGTGAAGTCATCCATCTCGTTGTTGAGGAAGAACCCGGTGTCCCCGGCGATCTGGCCGATGCCGAACAGGTAGTTGATGGTGTAGGTCACGCTGACCGCGTTGCCCTGGGCGTCCACCACCGAGTAGTGCGTGGTGTGGGTGCCTTCGTCCGGCCCCAGGCTGCCCTTGATCTCGCTGGAGGGCGTGGCCTTGTCCGGATCGATGGTGCTGCCCATCTGCGCCACGTGGGCCGGGTCGAGCATGCGCTCGATCGGATTGGTGACGAAGGCCGGGTCGCCCAGGTAGGTGTTGCGGTCGGCGAAGGCGCGACGCTCGGCCTCGACGATGTGGTGCACGGCCTTGGCCGAGCCATAGCCCCAACGGGAAAGCGGATAGGGCTGGACCATGCCCAGGATCTGGCACAGGGTCACGCCGCCGGAGCTGGGCGGCGGCGCGGAGACCACCTGGTAGCCGCGGTAGCTGCAGTTGATCGGG is part of the Pseudoxanthomonas sp. JBR18 genome and encodes:
- a CDS encoding aldo/keto reductase family oxidoreductase: MDPSTSAGTFLLGDRPVSRMGYGAMQLAGPGVFGPPKDRDAALAVLRQALAAGVNHIDTSDFYGPHITNQLIRQALHPYAEDLVIVTKVGAARDEEGAWLPAQRPEQLQQAVHDNLRNLGLDVLEVVNLRLMGDVEKPSEGSVAPQFEVLAELQQQGKIRHLGLSNATAAQVAQAQGIAPVVCVQNMYNLVHRDDDALVDALAAQGIAYVPFFPLGGFSPLQSQTLREVAGRLDATPMQVALAWLLARSPNLLLIPGTSSVAHLQQNLAAAELSLDSDVLAELDGIGRQA
- the ggt gene encoding gamma-glutamyltransferase, whose amino-acid sequence is MRSFLPTLLAVSLASVASCALAQDATKSTPQISARALDATAPPTTLEALSKAMPVTAEHAMVVSAQHLATQIGVQVLKDGGNAVDAAVAVGYALAVVHPCCGNIGGGGFMVVHLAAADGKPARNLFLDFREKAPLAATPTMFQDADGNVVKGRSTDTYLGVGVPGTVMGLETARTTYGTLSRKQLMRPAIELARKGYVLQEGDVKIMHSRVEDFAKSPNVARIFLKADGQPYAPGDRLVQTQLADTLERIEKQGTKGFYADKTAKSLVAASQANGGIMTLQDLAQYTAPWSTPINCSYRGYQVVSAPPPSSGGVTLCQILGMVQPYPLSRWGYGSAKAVHHIVEAERRAFADRNTYLGDPAFVTNPIERMLDPAHVAQMGSTIDPDKATPSSEIKGSLGPDEGTHTTHYSVVDAQGNAVSVTYTINYLFGIGQIAGDTGFFLNNEMDDFTSKPGVPNSFGLVQGKTNQIEPGKRPLSSMTPTILLKDGQVAMVTGSPGGSTIISTTMESIVNVFDFGMNMQQSVNAPRFHNQWLPDVTAVEPGLLSPDVRQQLEGMGHSFRDVQSWGADEAILRNPKTGLLEGANDRRRPAGLAAGY
- a CDS encoding penicillin acylase family protein, whose translation is MPAIQFAGAHAPVRRSIRRLAVFAVLAALLWSAGVHAQPAHGEQARWQRRAQAVTITRDDWGIAHVHGRTDADAVFGMIYAQAEDDFNRVEHNYLLSLGRMAEAEGESAIWLDLRQKLFIDPEVLKRDYAASPGWLRALMDAWADGLNAYLADHPQVHPRVITRFEPWMALSFTEGSIGGDIERVQLDGLKAFYGKAGDAPLAQVQMRPSWIEPTGSNGIAIAPSRTIDGHALLLINPHTSFFFRSELQMSSDAGLDAYGAVTWGQFFVYQGFNRHAGWMHTSTGADVVDEFAETIVRQDGKLFYRYGKALRPVRTRQITVPYKRVDGTLEQRTFTAYFTHHGPIVRSLGDKWIAMALMNTPVPALQQSWLRTKADDYASYMQVARFQANSSNNTLFADDKGEIAYLHPQFVPKRDDRFDYTKPVDGADPATDWQGPTPLEDLPQVVNPPNGWAFNTNDWPYSAAGPYSPKRADFPRYMDTVGENPRGVNATRLLTDISNVTLPSLITVAFDPYLPAFARQVPVLVADYDALAADDPLRAKLAGQIELLRHWDYRWGVASMPTSLAVFWGDTLWDEVRKDDTFEGISIYDAMADQAGPQRRLAALVEASDRLEQDFGSWGVPWGEINRFQRNDGAIVQTFDDAKPSIPVPFVSSRWGSLASFGAHRWPGTKRYYGTSGNSFVAVVEFGPKVRARAITAGGESGHPDSPHFNDEAERYTTGNLRTVYFWPEQLKGHTERVYHPGE
- a CDS encoding LysR family transcriptional regulator; this encodes MHAFLAVVQAGGFRQAARAGQGAASRLSDAVKRLETQLGVRLLHRTTRSVSPTEAGARLAERLAPALAEVRASLDVVNLFRDRPAGTLRLNVPANVARTVLPAIVTPFLKRYPDIRLEVMVEDSFVDVLAAGCDAGIRYDERLAQDMIALPIGPATQRMVTAASPAYLAAHGRPQHPSDLLGHACLRVQFSGGTVPVWEFERDGEIVRVDPQGPLQVRPGAALDLAVQAAVDGLAVIHLFDDWLRPHLDSGALEAILEPWSERFSGPYLYYPGRRHLPSPLRALIDFVRAPAQQARPVG
- a CDS encoding peptidoglycan-binding domain-containing protein, whose protein sequence is MDALEQANAAVASWSLGQTSTRYETGGRGAGTVSSGAGDHGGVSYGSYQFSTNTGGVQEYLAQSKYGAQFSGLDPGTASFSAKWKEVAASDPGFASDQHDFIKSAYYDVQHEALKVKGIDLSDRGKAVQDALWSTSVQYRDLTPGIFEKGLQAKFGKDCKLSDITDEQIVGAIQDYKVDNVKAHFKSSPKLWNSLIERAESEKGSLVTLARYEDIAMHPDQNRGKTYREIYGEEPSQTGSRRHSDPMADGMLIQGERCDAVEAMQEKLAGLGAVGVDGRPLVADKDFGRNTYFAVEEFQRQQGLHVDGKAGPRTLAALDAAVRANSREEAVSPPLVERVTSTPVVTMADGGHPEHARYANVVQKLEGLEAQRAQAGLAPLFDDRKALENAAGQVAFESKVAGMRQVDAVVARPDGAGVFAVQGALGDPAAQRVYVDRAQAVGQDVAASTQQLEAFNRQFAIEQAQPNQVQAPAR
- a CDS encoding YiiX/YebB-like N1pC/P60 family cysteine hydrolase; the protein is MRALVLLFSLLLSSIVPALAKAPQVRDGDLLFVSAGSTGLSGAIDDATGKQGQLSYDHVALVAHDGSERIVLHADEQGSRQQPLSAFLDEARAKHRHVVLYRLKQAQRDTIPDAIATARTMLGKPYNVTYVQSEDSYYCSDFIERAFRAHHVFALQPMNFKNPQTGEISQYWIDFYKTRGMALPQDQPGTNPNDMAASPALTRIGALF
- a CDS encoding lysozyme inhibitor LprI family protein, whose product is MKRNQCNPLAVGVKVLGIALFLLTSACSRAEPVAADAASTEAPIAGSVAAPHSPQAGPDEIDHAEPESGASPGEALDSSFTDSNTRPEYQACVDGTGGETAALQACGDEELAWQDARLNRLYKLVISKLPDADRTKLRLAQRVWLKQTDQNCAWDASTQGQGQMLDAQSCRLNRTTNRADELQKLAGN